A portion of the Aricia agestis chromosome 1, ilAriAges1.1, whole genome shotgun sequence genome contains these proteins:
- the LOC121730381 gene encoding LOW QUALITY PROTEIN: uncharacterized protein LOC121730381 (The sequence of the model RefSeq protein was modified relative to this genomic sequence to represent the inferred CDS: deleted 1 base in 1 codon; substituted 1 base at 1 genomic stop codon): PHFGRLWEAAVKSVKHHLRRVLSLTHLTYEEMCTCLIQIEGILNSRLLTTLSSDPSNFTCLTPAHFLIGRTLLSVTRLDVADANINHLQRYERIEKLKQHFWIRFSSEYISLLQQKSKWRTSSDSLQLGALVLVRNRSXPPLLWQLGRVTKLHTGPDNICRVAEVKTKKGVIQRAYNNICPLPTISS; this comes from the exons CCACACTTCGGTAGATTATGGGAAGCGGCTGTTAAGTCTGTGAAGCATCACCTGAGACGTGTACTTTCACTTACTCATTTAACATATGAAGAGATGTGTACATGTCTTATTCAAATAGAAGGTATCCTAAATTCTAGACTATTAACAACTCTTTCCTCTGATCCATCCAATTTTACATGTTTGACTCCTGCTCACTTCCTCATAGGACGAACACTATTATCTGTCACTCGACTTGACGTCGCAGATGCGAACATCAATCATCTGCAACGCTATGAGAGGATCGAGAAACTCAAGCAACATTTTTGGATACGGTTCTCATCCGAGTATATTTCTCTCCTCCAGCAGAAGTCCAAGTGGAGAACTTCGAGCGACAGCTTGCAGCTCGGTGCTTTGGTGCTGGTTCGCAACAGGAGCTAGCCCCCTCTT TTATGGCAGTTGGGTCGCGTTACCAAGCTGCATACAGGCCCagacaacatttgccgggttgCTGAAGTCAAGACGAAGAAGGGTGTCATCCAGCGGGCCTACAACAACATTTGTCCACTTCCCACCATTTCAAGTTGA
- the LOC121729511 gene encoding uncharacterized protein LOC121729511, giving the protein MADEITIVAAAYIVLREKSKKKKRRMWIRPYFNRRETVDNLCQELMLDKKLFDNFSRMSKSDFEYILNKIGPKIKRNDTNMRNAIPVTTRLAITLRYLATGDSFKSLMYLFRVSDASISVIVPEVSAALIEGLKEYIKMPSRTEEWKQVAKDFEDRWNFPHCLGAMDGKHIAIICPPNSGSQYYNYKQFFSIVLFAVTDARYNFLYVHAGVQGSISDGGVFRHTAFGKALLSQTLNIPHPKSLPGREMLTPYVFLADDAFPLTENICKPYTLDLNIGSPKRVCNYRISRARRIVENSFGILASVFRILHTTIDVELKYVQDIVMACAYLHNFLRRNTRSRSVYSPPGTFDCEDIDVGKVIPGTWRDDEQRLTDLRILGRNATTRAKAVRDEFMHYFMTQQGRVAWQDKYLTSRGSR; this is encoded by the exons ATGGCTGACGAAATCACAATCGTCGCAGCAGCCTATAtcgttttaagagaaaaatcaaaaaaGAAAAAGCGGAGAATGTGGATTCGACCTTACTTCAATAGGCGTGAAACAGTAGACAATTTATGTCAAGAATTAATGcttgataaaaaattatttgacaACTTTTCTAGAATGTCAAAGAGTGACTTCgagtatattttaaataaaatcggaccgaaaataaaaagaaatgatACAAACATGAGGAACGCAATACCGGTTACCACAAGATTAGCGATAACTCTACGTTATTTGGCAACTGGAGATTCATTTAAAAGCTTGATGTATCTATTCAGAGTGTCAGATGCTTCGATTTCTGTTATAGTTCCAGAGGTTAGTGCAGCTTTGATAGAAGGATTAAAAGAATACATCAAG ATGCCGTCAAGAACAGAAGAGTGGAAGCAAGTTGCGAAAGATTTCGAGGATCGTTGGAATTTTCCTCACTGTTTGGGTGCAATGGATGGCAAACACATCGCAATTATCTGTCCACCGAACAGTGGGagtcaatattataattataaacagTTTTTTAGTATAGTGCTGTTTGCTGTAACAGATGCACGTTACAATTTTTTGTATGTACATGCAGGTGTTCAAGGAAGTATATCTGATGGGGGAGTTTTTAGACATACAGCTTTTGGGAAAGCACTCCTGAGTCAAACTCTTAACATACCACATCCTAAATCCCTCCCGGGCCGTGAAATGTTAACACCATATGTTTTCCTGGCAGATGATGCATTTCCACTAACGGAGAATATTTGCAAGCCCTATACGTTAGATTTGAACATAGGGTCTCCTAAACGTGTATGTAACTATAGAATATCTAGAGCACGCCGTATAGTTGAAAACTCTTTTGGAATCTTGGCTTCAGTTTTCCGGATTTTACACACAACTATTGATGttgaattaaaatatgtacaagATATAGTTATGGCCTGTGCATATCTACATAATTTTTTGCGACGAAATACAAGATCACGATCTGTATATTCACCACCTGGGACCTTTGATTGTGAAGATATTGATGTTGGTAAAGTAATACCAGGTACATGGAGAGATGATGAACAAAGATTAACAGATTTAAGAATATTGGGAAGGAATGCAACCACAAGGGCAAAAGCTGTGAGAGACGAATTTATGCACTATTTTATGACACAGCAGGGGCGGGTAGCATGGCAAGATAAATATTTAACTAGTAGAGGATCAAGATAA